The window GATCGAAGTTCGTCCGCGCTTGCCCTACATTCTGGCGCACGGCCCATACATAGGCGAGCGCCGTCCAGGCCACCGCTAGTGCCAGGCACCAAAGCAAAATCAAGATCGTCGTCAGGTAAGAGTCTTGCATGCGTCAAGTATCGCATTTGCGCCCGTTAATGCCAAACGGCACGCCTCACTAGACTATGGTGTCGCCGTGCCAGCAAATACCTGCACCGCCTTGACCGCGCGATGCCAGCCTGCGATGTGAAGCGCTACGGTTGCCTTTTCATTCGGGGTCGAGGCCGGCGAGAATATATGCTCGGTCCTCCGCACGCGGCGCATAGGCTCTAGCCCTGCGTAAAGGCCGATGCCAAGGCCCGCGAATAGGGCAGCGCCAAAGGCGGTGGTCTCAAGGTTGACGGGGCGATCAACGCGGATGCCTGCGTAATCGGCCTGAGCCTGCATGAGCAGACTATTGGCGGCAGCACCGCCATCGACCCGGAGGACCTGCAAGGGGCTACCGAGATCACGCG of the Deltaproteobacteria bacterium genome contains:
- a CDS encoding glycerol kinase, whose protein sequence is RDLGSPLQVLRVDGGAAANSLLMQAQADYAGIRVDRPVNLETTAFGAALFAGLGIGLYAGLEPMRRVRRTEHIFSPASTPNEKATVALHIAGWHRAVKAVQVFAGTATP